From the Xylocopa sonorina isolate GNS202 chromosome 9, iyXylSono1_principal, whole genome shotgun sequence genome, the window TAATCTTACATGTTTTCACAACACACAGTTTCTAACGAACCACTGAAGAACCAGGAGAGTATAATGTAATTAATGCAATACATGTCTGTTTTCAATTTCATTCGGATATTAGGGAACAGCACCGCAGCTCCTCAATGTTGTAAGAGTTTCGGTAGCACTACTGGAAATTCTCGCAGGCCTGCGAGCAATATCTTGAAACGCGGTCGTACTATTATAAAGAAACGTCACGACTCGAAAAGAGGCGTATTGAAACCTAATCCGTCTAGAGCAGTATCCGAATCCGGTCCAAATCAGGAGGATTTAGAGATCGACGATTCGAGGGAGATAAGTTCCACTGTGTCTGAAGAAGATAACGATTGGAACAATGACGTTGAAGTGTTGTACTCTAACGATCCTGTTGAATTGAACGAAAAATTAATCTCTGGAGAGGAAATCGAACTTTGCCCTTCCATTGAGTCGAGGGATCATTCGCTGGAATCTGTTGATAATTTCAGAGATCGATATTTTTTAGAAAAACTGCCTCCGAAAGACGAATTCGAGGAGAAAGCATTGAACATCGAAACTTCTAGCATCGGACCTACCGACTCGAACGAATTGTTAAAAGTTACCGAGGACTATCCAAAATTGTACATGGCTGGTTCAACTGCTCCAAAGGAGAACGGAACAGCGAAATTGTCCTTCTTAAACAACATACGAGGCATTCAAAATACTGGCACAGATTCGTACGGTATTAACATCTCCAACAGTCGGTTTTTCGTTCCTAAAGATTACATTCATTCCGGGGTGGAGAACGCGATGGACGATTTAAGGTTCGAAGTAGATCCGGAAATGAGGAAAGTGTTCCAGAAAAGCATTCAAGCAAATGGTAATTCGATCAACACAGACAGCTTGGAAGAAAATAGCAATCAAGAATTTCAAGTTGCGAACAATACTGAGGATGAAGAATTTCAGTCGGATTCGAGGGATAAAGAAAATTCTTTACTTTCACAAGCTTCGAAGGAAGCGGAGGACTCTAAGAATGATTCCCTTTTGAATAAAAAACGGAGATTATTTTTGAAAAAAAGCGAATCCAGATCTGGCAGCGAAATCGTTGATTCTCTCTTAGATACCAGTCACACGCAAGGCGTTTTTAACTCTGCATTAAAAAATCGaaacttttctatttccctgGATAATCTCAGTCTACGGACCTATTTTACTGATAATTTAGACAACAATGAGGTAAAACAGATAAAGAAAAGAGAGGCCTTAACTTCTGTAACCGATTCTGACAAAAAAGGTGCAATATGTCGTCAAAATACGATCGATCAAGTGTCTTCAAGACCTAAAAGCGTCCCTATTGGATCCTATTTTCGTTGGAAGTCGGAAGATTTAGATATTTTAAACACGAAGAATGGAAAGGATAAGGAAAAAGAGAAATACGGCACGTATCCTATCCTTTCTTCTCTAGAAAATTTACCTAGGGCTACTTCAGATGCTATATTACCATCAAAGGACTCTCTAACTACGTATCCAAAAGAAACTACTCGATCGCTAGACTCCACTATGACGCAAAAGGCTTCCAGCGAGGCTTTGAAACTCGACAATGAACTACAGGAAACAAGAAAGAATCTAACTCTTTGCGAAGCGACCAGACAGAAACGTATAAAATTTTTAAACATGAATCTATCTCAATCCGAGCCAAGTGCAGAGCTTAACGCGAACGGTTTAATGGTCgtggagaaaaaaaatataaaagacgAAGACTCGAGCTCACCGAGCTTAAATCCCGATTCTAAAATAGGTCAGAGTAATATCGATGGGACGCTCAAGGATAAATCTCTGGTAGGAAGGACTTCGTCTTTAAGAGAAAAATTTGAGACGATCATAGAGGATGTGGAACTGAGACCAGGCCGACAAATAGGTACAAAATGCGACTGTAAGTCGCTAAAACGTAGTGTGGAAACGTGATTGCTTGTATTTGCAGAGTTCAAATCCCCGTTGTCCGTCCTGGTTTCTTACTCTAGCGAAAGACATGTGTTGAACACTCGTAATATATACACCCCTCTCGTTGCTCTAGTCTCAGACTTACTTCTTCTAGGTCCCATTCTATTCACCTGTCACGTTGTTTGGATTAATCATATTATGGTACCAGCTTATTTATGTTCTCTAGTTCATTTTTTTGTCCACACTTTGAAATTTTTTGCTTTTATGTTTTCTCATCCCCTTGTCGAACTATCTCTACaccctcctctttttttttacacCGAGTAATTGTAAATATATACTTTGTGGCCTTCTAATCGCAAGTCGAGAAGAGGCGATTGGAGTTTTATTTAGATATTTTTTTCTTGTTACTATTGTGCTTTTCTTTTACGTGTAAACATAGTGCTTATTGCTTTTCTTTTTGTTCTCCGGTTTCACGCCGGTTTCACGTGTGATGCAGTTCGTCTATTCCTTTTTCCAGCTAATCAGAAAGTAAACCAGCAGCCGCAACAAAGGCCAGCGAGCACACCAACGGAAACTCAGTGTGTGCTAACGAGCGTTCAACAGGAGATCGCCGCTCGTCGAAAAGCAAACATTTCTCGCCAGGACTCGAGGCTCTCCGTGAAATGCTTGATAGAGAGCATCGAGAATGCTACGAAACAAGCAAAAGCCGGTACGATAGAAAGTGATCTTTAGAatgatcttttttttttttgataaataatatattCCAATGTAATGGTATTATTTGTAACAGGGCCCGGAAGTCGTAGCAGTTCCACGTCGTCTCTTAATTCCATTGGAACAAACGACATAATGACAATAAAAGCGCCGCTTAGGGATCAGCAGCAGATTAATAACTTGATCTGCACGGCGAACACAACGAATAATAATAAAACCCAGGCCGCGATCACTAGAAAACCGCTCTCAGGTAATTTTTTCATTAAACGTAAATAGACGCAAAACAATACAATCACGGATATATGTATCACACATTCGTGTATAAACTGTGTTATACGCTTGATCGTTATTCTTATTGCTATACATCTCTACCTGAACTAACAACAAACACGCACAAACATAATCCGCTTTCGAGTGTCGCTTGGAAAGCAGGATTGTTCACGAATTTCTCTGATTCACACGCTATGTTttggggagaaaaaaaaaagataagaaAAACGTCACACAACATGCTCTGCCAGAAAGCGTTTGAGTATTACAAAATCTTCCAATGATTAATGCAGAAACAAAGTCAACAGTGCCCGTGGTGTTGAGCCCTGGCGAGCTGTTGGACTCTGCTGCGCTGAACGCCAAGGCTATCGACTTCGTGCGTCGCAACAGCGTGACGGATTTGTCCGAGCGCAAAGATCCTCTCTGCGGGCTGATCAAAAATGGTGGCTCGAAACGAAACGCGTTACTCAAATGGTGTCAGAACAAAACGATCGGCTACAGGAATATCGATATCACGAATTTTAGTAGCTCGTGGAACGACGGCCTGGCGCTTTGCGCCATCCTCCACTCTTACCTACCGCATAAGGTAccgtacgatacgttgacaccagTGGAGAAAAGAAGAAACTTTTCCATCGCTTTCTCTGCCGCGGAGAGTGTCGGAATACCTACTACATTGGTACGTTTGCAGTTATGTGATTCAATAGATAGCACAGGGCGTGTGTCACCTGAGATTAGATATTTTCAAATATTCACATGATTCTTGCTGTCCTTTAaaatgcaatttatttatctatttTCATATTTGTTGAAATTGAAAGTGAGATGTTACAGATTCTCATTATTAGGTGACTCGACCAATGTGTAATTGAATGGAGAAATATTAACGATGGGTTATTTCATTCATAGAATATAGGGGAAATGTGTCAACTGGAGCGACCTGACTGGCAACAAGTCATGACATACGtgaccagtatttacaaacatttCGAAACGTAATTTTTGGTCCGCTGCCTCGTGTTGTCGAGGGTCGGACCTGCTCCTAACGAGAATGCTCCGTTGGATCGAAAGTGAATCAAGAACAAGATCATCTAGTCAACCAAAAGAAACGAAAAATGAAATTTCTGTATAAGCCAAAATTTTTCCCAAGGACATTTTGCTTTTTGGATTTTCAAGGAACGCTGGATCACATAGCATTGTCTATGCCTATGCCTATGTGTACGATCGTGAGAGTGTGGATCTCGACGGAACATAACTTAACACCAAATGGAATTGCTTTTTTACTATGAGACTGAATGTTTTTAATATTACGTGcatatattatatctatatatatatatgttaagAACTAGAGACAAAGAAATAGAGGCAGGGATTTAAAATAACTAAAGAGATATGCTTCtgcaggagaaaaaaaaaggaatgtaGAGGAATATGCAAGCTTTATCGAGTATATCTTCTTGTGCGTGAAAATATAtcgtacgtgtgtgtgtgtatatgtatatatatataatatatctcaaattatgtatatatatatatacatatttcagTGCCTCTTTGGCAAAGCCAATACATTTTTCATTAGACGCAAGAGGATTTTTTCTATTGATCTTGAGTCTTGCATTTTTTTGCAACTAACGAGTATCGAGATAATATTTCCGTTCCTCTCGTACTGTGAGTATTTTTGTACTTGTATTATTTTTCGAGAAACTTTTATAAAGTTTTAACGAATGAGTGTACAGAACGAAGCGCCTTAATTTAAAAGAAAGGAAATACCTAATTTATTGTATTAGTCACGTTTTTTAGTAtatgcatatacatatatatatatacatatatattctaCAAAAGCCGAGCAGCAAATTTATTAGAGAAACGAAGAAGCGTTGTTTATGTTCTACTCTCTGAGAAAATAGTGAAGTACGACGAAGATAATTGATAAGGATTATGTTCTCTGTGATATAGCAAGATAGCCCTGAAACAGAGATAAAAACGTTATCGTTATTcctcttattattattattattaattattattattaattattattattactattattattattattattattagtactactactactactactactactactactattaatactattgctactattAATATCATCCTCATCGTCATTGTTGTATCATTGTAGACAATATGCTGTCTGACATAAAACAATAAACTTGCCTAATGACTATTTAAACATCTGGACTCGTTTGGATCTTCATGAAACAGGAAATTAACAGTTGCACAGGTATATAATCAGAAAATTAAGAAATAAGAAAGTATTTTAATATGATGTTCGAGAATATTTACAAGTTCACGTATAATATTTACAGCCATTGATGTCAGAAAAGATAATTTCGAATCGTTCTATAATCGTGTAAGTGCATACATGTCTTCACTGTCTAGACAATATTATGTTTACTTGGAAAATGTTCAATTTGCCACTTCCTTTATCACGATTCGCTCACATCCATCTTGTCCTGATCTTTTTCCCCAGAGTAATACTCGTTAGCTGGTTCAACTATCTTATCCGTATCCTGCACATTTTGCCTGGAATCAGGATCTGGTTCTGGTTGCCTTTCTTCCTCCGGTGGCAATGCATCGCACGGTACATCTTGCATTTGAACGCTCGGAGAATGTTGGATCATTTTCAAATTATCATACACGTGCCGCGTAATAGCCTCCAGGTATTGTTTACTATTTGCGTTGTCTTGTCTCGTTACTACGTCAGGATGCAATGTAAAATCTGGCGCGAAATACTCCAAGTACTCTGTGTAAGGTAATTCATTGCTGATCTGTTCGTCGACTAACAAAGAGGTCTCGTACGTCCAACAACGGGCGACGTTTCTTAACGTGTACCCTCCACCACCTACAGTAAGCAACGGCACGTTCAGATCTCTTACAAATTTTACACACTCTCCGTGTCCCTTTGTGCTTAGACTGAAACAGCCTAGACGATCGTTTGCAAGCGAATCTGCTCCACATTGCAAAACTATTGCAGTAGGTTGAAAAAACTCCATTACATGAGCTATAACTGGCTTGAATACTTGGACATAAGACGCATCGTCGATACCCTCCTTTAAAGGTACGTTAACGGAATAATACCTTCCGCTTTCTGCACCGATTTCGTACATATCTCCAGTACCAGGGAAAAAGTAATTACCGTATTTATGAAAAGATACTGTCATTACTCTGTCTGTAAGGTAAAACGCCTCCTGAACTCCATCACCATGATGAACGTCTATGTCTATATAAAGTACCCTGGCATGGTATTTCAACAACTCCAAAATTGCTATAACAATATCGTTGATATAACAGAAACCAGAGGCCTCGAATTTCTTTGCATGATGCAGCCCTCCACTCCAATTAACTGCAATGTCGCAGCAATTATTATTCAATTTGGTGGCACCCTCCAATGAAGCACCTGTGTACATAGAGCAGAAATCGAACAGCCCTTCGAAAACAGGGCAATCGTCACCTACGTTAAAGTGGCTTAAATATTTGGTGTATCCTTGCAGGTTTTGCGGTGTTACCCTCTGCAAGAATTCTACGTATTCATCCGAATGGAAACGACACATATCGTGGGTGCTTGCACGATATGGACGATAAATCTGCATCTTTTTGTGAAGCCCGTAATTGAGCACTAAACTGTGGATTACAGCAAGTCTGTGAGGCTTCATCGGATGCCCAGGTCCGTAATGAAAATTCCCCACGTCTGGATTGtagaaatacgacactttcttgttgaAACTCATCTTTAGGTTATGCCTTCAACTTCAAAGTGCACCAGGTATATCCGTACAATGTAAAGGAATATTTTTCTCACCAGTGTGCTTATGAAATCATTATGAGCAACGAAGCAATTAGAATTCCTCGATGTTCTTCGCTTGCAGATCAATGTTATCGTTAAAACGGTCAAAACAAAGGTATCAACGAATTATAACCTATGTATCCTCCCACGTTATCCATGTATTCTCTTTCAGAAGGAGATTCATGGGTTAAAAAGAAGTATAGCTCAATCGTGCGTTCAATTTCCATTGAGCAACGGGCCACAAATAAacaaccaagtattaaaataATACTAAGACTGTACCGTTAATATCTATATCAATTTGTACGAGTTGCTTGGCTTTGACAGTTTTTTGCTGCCACCTACAGGTACGCTTTTGACATCTTATTTATGAAAATACAAACATTTAAATTCTAACAGTTCTTGCGGTATTTCCAAGATACAATCTCTAAGAAACAGGCACACTTTTAAAAACGAATACCATTTAAGTTTATTGTTTCTAATGTGTTCTCATTAAAGGTTCTCTCATGAAATTAATCAATTCAATACTATCAGAATGAAAAGTCAAATGGAGTCATCTCTGGATGAAAAATTCGTTTTTCTTATAGTTTATCACGTCTGCAATGTGTAACGGTGATCCACGAGTTCGTGCTCGAACCGATAAATAGGACAATTTGCATTAATTTTCACGGTGCCATTAAATGGAAGCTCGGCTAAATTGATCTCACAGGACGCGGCCATTCTTGTTTTCGAGACGCTGGTCGGTTGGCAACGACGCTTCCAACGTATTCCGAGGGATGAGGCGAAGAAACCTTAGCTTTTGTATTATTTATCAACAGTGCGTTTTAATTAACATTTAAAAGGTACTCGTGCGTGAGAAATCGTAACTGGTCCGTTGAGAAGGAACAGTTGGAAAGTATGCGACCGGATTCACGTAGCGTTTCGTTCACGTTTCACCGGGAAGTTCTCAGTGTCAAAAATTCGCCGGAGATCACGAAGAACACGAAGAATCTAAGGCGACGCCTCCAAGATCGTTTTGAGAAAGAGAAACCCGGTGACTCGTGTAAGGGGAAAATGTCGAAGGACAAGCAAACAGGTGATCGAAGTTGGAACAACTTGACCCTTGGAAATATGTCAGCGGATTCCAGACGAGCTCTGAGGAGTGGAGCCGAGAAATTATCCAAAACCATTACTTCCGTGCGCACAACTTTTGGAACCATTTCACAGGTcatataaattaaaataaatacaattaataaaagaatatattaattaataagaCACGTTTTAAGTTTTATTGATGATTTAGTGTTTTAATAGTAGTGGAAGATTTTGGGTTTGGTAATAATGGCATGTGTTTTTTTACTTTTGTCGTTTAGAAGTTCAAAAGTTCTACGCGTAGACGTCAAAGACTGGAGGAACAACAGTCTCCGAATAGCATTTGTAAAATGCAGACACCACAAACACGGTCCAGACAGCTTCTCGGTAGAACGCCTACGAAGCTTTACAGTCCTTTTGGCATAGAATCACCGAGACACGCTTGGGATAAGGAGAATAACGAAACGCCGATGTACAGTCCTGCCGAAGTGAACACACGGTACATCCAGTGCAGACCGTTCCGTTTCACAAGAGCCAAAGGATTCTCAGTTTTAAGATAAAATTTGATCCCCTTACGGTTCTTTTATGTTTCTTTTTAAAAAGTTATTGGAATTGATCTCTTTACTTGCCAGCAGCTCGTTCAGAATTGTGTACCTTGtgcaacttacaaatgaattattTATTCAATATTTATTCACTTCTGAAGTTGCAACTTGTATTAACATATTACCGTCTCTGACATGTTATCTATAATATCAGGCTGCTTCACGTGTACATGCAATGTATAATCTATTTATACttttttatacatatttatatcaataattattattattattgcaatATCGAATAAAGGAGAACAGGAAACTTTGAATGAAATGTTTTGGATGGCTCGACGCCTGTTACAAGCAGTAATAAATTTTACTTATCTTACAAAAACTATTGCTCCGGTTTCGATTGTCGGGAAAAGTATAattcaatggtaagataaatGAAATTTTGCAACTCGCGTCGAGGTATGTACAAGCTCGagaagaaaatatttaattctCTAAATGGTATGATCTTTTTCTAGTTTAAAAAACGATCAAAATGGCGCGCTCGAGGGAAACAATTCTCGCGAGCGAGATCTAACCTCCGCGACCGAGTATCGTTCCACCGTTAAACCCGGTGCATTCGCTGCACTCTTAAGTCTGCGTTTAATCTCTCATTTATTTCAGATGAAATGCGCATGTTAACAAGAAAATATCAACGTTGTCAAATGTTTCGCAAATTCGTTATTTATCCCCCGCTTGAGGCGTTGGGTGGCAGTAAACCACGGCGACATCGATAAACGGTtgcgagcgaatacgaggtgcgaTGATTTATCACAGTAAGTTTACAGCAGCGCATCAGGATCGTGAATACGATATACCCGTAGAGATCGACTAAACTGTTCGAACTGATTGCGAAAGCGGGTGCGAAGACGAATCTCGTGCAGGTTGCACGTAAGTATGTGCATTTTGGTAGCGAAACTGAGAGGGAGGATATGCTCTGAAATGCATCGTTGCGTCTGAGAAGCATCGCGAGCTCGCATCGGCACGGTCGGCACACGAAAATGAGAAATTACCAATCGCGACAGAAGTTACTTTAACATCTAGTGTTATGTTTTACGTACGCTCGAGATGGCCACGCACGAACAAAAAGGAGGCATGCAGAACGATATGAATCCTCGGACGGGGTGAGTTTCTTATTCGAACAGATCTTTTCCGTTCAAATCATTCCACGGCGACGAAAGTCGTTTCTAAATATCTTCGCGATAATCTAGTGCGTTTTATTAGTCGTTGAATTTAAATCGAGGTTAGAAATCGTTATTGCAATTCCAGCGCGTCGAGTTTCTGCGTTTACGCGAATTTCTTTTTTCATATATTTTCAAGCTTTCGAAAGTTTATGCAATGTTCGTATACTTTGTTGTTTCGATTATTCGccatttaataataaatttaatttagtGCTGAATTTTAGTTGCGAAGAAGGAACCGTGTTCCGTGGTGGCAGTGCTTAATAGCGCAATGCAGTGTCTCGGAAGTTAGGAGTAAACGGAATTTTTAGAGAACATTGGCGAATGATTTTTCTTATACATATATAGGAAAAATAATACCATTTAAGGTTTCCTTAATTGCATTTTAATGTAACATGTATCTCCTTACGAAGACGTTTATTGATTATTATTTTTCCCTTAACTGTGAACCGAACGGATACGTAAATTTCAACGACCAGTAGGAATAGCATCGTTTAGTGAAACAAAATGGGTTGTAAGAAAAAGTGACGGTCGCGCGATTCGATCAGTATCATTGATACCGTCGTTCTCGATGCCTGTAAGCCTTCGATCGTGGCGGATCGTGCGAAATTCACGAcgatttcaaagtacgtaagatcCCGCGTCGTATTTGTGATGATCGCAGCTCCTTATTGGGAATCATTGCCAAGGTATGTCTATAAAAATGAACGCACGTACGACGTTGCCTCGAAGGATTAGATTAAAAGATCCACGGCGTTCTCTATAAACTCGCAGCATATTCTTTCTCCCCTGTATTTCAGTAGGGTGTAATCACGAGAACGGTAGATCGCGCGTTTGGTCTATTTAAAAATCGCCGTCAAGGGAATAGAATAATGAGTGAAATTGGCATGGGCCCCGGATTCGTGTAAACATGCGCCAGAAATTTACGCGGGACGTCCCGCCCCATGCGCATCCCCCGTTACACGTAGAAGGCGTTTCATTCGAAAGGAGATCAACATCCACGAGACGCAGGTCGCAAGAATAATTACATAATATTTATGAAATAACGCGGCAATTGTCCCCGTATCGTGTTACAGCTGAATTTACCAAGCTCGCAATATTTCGTGCCCATTGGCACCTAATAACGGGCGCCGTTCGAGCCGCAGGAATTAATTGGAACAGTCTGTATCGTCGTTAGAGAGTAGCGTAGTGGGGTAGTGTGCCGCGAGAGGGTGCCGTGCAAGGCAGGTCAGGGCTGGGGCTCAGTACGTTTGCGTACGCCGTGTCGTCCACGTCGTGTGACGTTCCTCCGCGATTCTTCGCTCCGCTAACTTCTCCATTCTCTGTGTATCGGGTCCCTCTCGGCGTGAAAGCGACACGCAACCACACCAGGCAACCCACCAGCGTAATAACGAACGTGTGCGCGGTTCGCGATGGTGCAACGGGCTTACATAATTGTTGGCGTGCATTAAAGGCAGCAGAGTTGTATATACGCGCGTGACACCAGTGAGTGCGCGCTGCTGCTCTTTTTCGCCGATCTATCCGCTC encodes:
- the Hdac3 gene encoding histone deacetylase 3 isoform X2; translation: MKPHRLAVIHSLVLNYGLHKKMQIYRPYRASTHDMCRFHSDEYVEFLQRVTPQNLQGYTKYLSHFNVGDDCPVFEGLFDFCSMYTGASLEGATKLNNNCCDIAVNWSGGLHHAKKFEASGFCYINDIVIAILELLKYHARVLYIDIDVHHGDGVQEAFYLTDRVMTVSFHKYGNYFFPGTGDMYEIGAESGRYYSVNVPLKEGIDDASYVQVFKPVIAHVMEFFQPTAIVLQCGADSLANDRLGCFSLSTKGHGECVKFVRDLNVPLLTVGGGGYTLRNVARCWTYETSLLVDEQISNELPYTEYLEYFAPDFTLHPDVVTRQDNANSKQYLEAITRHVYDNLKMIQHSPSVQMQDVPCDALPPEEERQPEPDPDSRQNVQDTDKIVEPANEYYSGEKDQDKMDVSES
- the Hdac3 gene encoding histone deacetylase 3 isoform X1 gives rise to the protein MSFNKKVSYFYNPDVGNFHYGPGHPMKPHRLAVIHSLVLNYGLHKKMQIYRPYRASTHDMCRFHSDEYVEFLQRVTPQNLQGYTKYLSHFNVGDDCPVFEGLFDFCSMYTGASLEGATKLNNNCCDIAVNWSGGLHHAKKFEASGFCYINDIVIAILELLKYHARVLYIDIDVHHGDGVQEAFYLTDRVMTVSFHKYGNYFFPGTGDMYEIGAESGRYYSVNVPLKEGIDDASYVQVFKPVIAHVMEFFQPTAIVLQCGADSLANDRLGCFSLSTKGHGECVKFVRDLNVPLLTVGGGGYTLRNVARCWTYETSLLVDEQISNELPYTEYLEYFAPDFTLHPDVVTRQDNANSKQYLEAITRHVYDNLKMIQHSPSVQMQDVPCDALPPEEERQPEPDPDSRQNVQDTDKIVEPANEYYSGEKDQDKMDVSES
- the LOC143427707 gene encoding uncharacterized protein LOC143427707, with the translated sequence MRPDSRSVSFTFHREVLSVKNSPEITKNTKNLRRRLQDRFEKEKPGDSCKGKMSKDKQTGDRSWNNLTLGNMSADSRRALRSGAEKLSKTITSVRTTFGTISQKFKSSTRRRQRLEEQQSPNSICKMQTPQTRSRQLLGRTPTKLYSPFGIESPRHAWDKENNETPMYSPAEVNTRYIQCRPFRFTRAKGFSVLR